NNNNAAAAAAAACATTATCGAGGACCAGTCTTTTGTACTATTTCTTCAATTTATAATTGACTAAAATTATACGAAATAATAaatgaaagggggaaaaaaaagaagtggaTAACAAGGTTCTTGACAAAACAGGATCCTATGACATAATTTTTAAGTTTAAAGAGGCCCACTCCTATTCATgaattttctttatatattcTTAAGCAATAGTATGTCATTTGTACAACAAACTTCATTGAGATGCAAGTCTTCCTACAATGAACCTGATGAAGAGATATTTCAAGAACCACATACCTCACTTGCAAGAGGTACACGTTCTTGGACAGTGGTTACAACTGACCAAACAAGAGTGGACATATTAAGCACAACAGTTTCCGAAACCCCTGTGACAGGAaacagaaataaacaaataatacaTTAGAACCAATTTTAAGGGGTAATGCAAACAAAATAAACAGCTTGTTCAATCTTTCTTCCTTCAAATACATACTCAACAATCAACATATCAATAATACTACTATTGTTATTCACCAATCACAATTCAGTTGCAACCCCgagaaaagaaaatctataagcaggaaaaaaaaatcagaccaGCAATACATGTTCATTAAtagaaatgaaaattatatcGGATAAGATACAGCAGCATGTATCCACCACCCCAAAGGAAAAATAACAGAGCTTCCACAAACTCAAAATCTATGGACGGACATCCATGtaaaaactctaaaaaaggaTTGAATCAGAAAATCTGGATTATCAAGACAAGTTCACCTGAAAATATCTCATCAGGCAAAACAATTTCCAAAGGTGAATGGCTGTTCTTGATGTCCAAGAGAATGAGATGTTCAACTAGCGCACCAATTTCCCAGGAATTTTCCCAAAGCCCCATCAAAGATCTTGCCAAACTAATAGCATTGTTTGAACAATCCTTACCACTATCCAGTCATATCCAAGAAGAGAGGATGCTCCAAGTTCCTGGTAAGGGAGCAAGGACCTCAGCCTCATTGGTGTTGCCCTCTCCCACTGGACCTGAATACCAACAACTTTTGTGCATGATATAATGACTCATCAAAACTTTGCTATAAGAATGTGGCCTGGAAATAAGCTTGGGAGTccagagatatatatatatatatatatataagtcccAAAATATGGTAAAGCACCACTGAATCATGTTTCTAGTCTCAAGAATAAAGCATTCTTTATCAACTGATGTGCTCAAAAGTGTTCTCTAACTTCAGAAAGGAGTAAAAATGgatgtttttccttctttcttttttttgggagggtgagggtgagggtggcAGTGGAGAAGGGGGTTAATGAATCATGGATTACTCATAATAACATAAATCATTTCCTTACAGTGAGATCTACATGCATCGAATTCCATTTAACTCCTTTTGAAAGCAGGACCACCCAAATTCTAGACACATTGACAGTTCATTTAGACGGACCAGAAACTTTCCACAGGAAAGTTAACTTTTCCTATGGAGATAAATGAATGAAAGACATGGGATGTCTCACGGTCTCACCAACAGCAATGACAGTGATGTAGTTCACTTACAGTTCCTATTACAGAGAGGTTTCTCCAACATAGGCCAGGTATCCTTCCACTGCTAGCAACGCAAgaacaatattttcttttatttgatcATAAGACATATCACATTCATGTCTCATGCAGAAGCCATcacttttttttggaacaaaatttAGCGAATGTGATGCAGTGCAGTTATCTTGCCAAGCAGTGAGCTTGCCTTATTGTAGCCAATTGGGCTACAGTCTCACTTGTTGGCCTCCTTTTCTGTCACCTTTTCGCTCATACAAGTGGTTTAGGATTCAACGCCATGTTTGGttcagaaattttctttttttaacaagTATTAAATTGTTGAAAGAAGATAAAAGCACAAAAGTACAGAGCCAAAATCTGAAGCTCAGcccaaaatataagaaaataagaaacaacCCCAAAACtggggaagagaaagaaatagcCCTACATCTCACTAAGAAGCTATACCCTAGATGCATTCTAGGACGGACATGTATGTTAGCATGCTTTGAAATCAGAAGAGCACTTATAGGTTGCACACGTTCACTCAAATAGGCGGTTTAGCCATAGTGGGGCCCCTGATTCTTGGTTTAGAGATGGGGCTTGCTGGGGAAAAGCAACTTCATTTGCCATCCTCAAGCACCAGTGAAATAAGATATTTGCTGAAGAAGTGAGATGGCAAATGCACCTGACAAGATAGAAAAATGTATAAACCTCCAAGGCCAATTAGATAACCTCCGGAGCCAACCATACTGCAGTCTGCAGCCAAGTCTCCCCCACAAAAAGATCCCAAAACCCTTGGAGAGAAAGCACTGTAATTTGTTTGAGTTCAAATAGGAAATGGTTAAGATAGGAttgatttctattttagttaaaTACGGATAATTCCTCACAGGACTTGGAATGTTGAGTTAGGGTAGGATTGGGTCCAATAAGCATGGCCATGGGCTATGCACATTGTTGTAACAAGATTCTTTTTGACACAAGGGAATGGTTTGATGGTTTATGATAAGAGAACGGTTCTCCACTCCTTACCCTGATTTGGCGTTCAGATCTAATTGTGCTTCCTTTCTAGTTCAAGTTCCACAATTACCATTTTGGAGCTTCTTTTGCATCAACCAATGAGGTCaggtaatttatttattttaatttcaaactACTGTACACATCTTTCTAATACACAAAAGAATTCGGGAAATAAACTTAGTAAGTGATTAATTCTCTGGACAGAAAAAAGACCTCAATCAATTGGATGGGCTTTCAGTTTTTTTTAGTCATTAATTTGTTTCACAGTTAAGCTATTGTTCTGttcatctctcttttctctcagcCATTCAGACTCAAACCATTCAATGATAGTTATTATCCCCCTATACGCATTGGTCTGACATCACTAGTGGGGCTGCTGTCTAGCAGACCTGCAGATTCTACCCATCCGATTGCACCAAGCTCTAGACAAAAATCAACCTTTCTAGTTTCTTGCCATTCCTTCTCTTGTTGAATTGGAATTCGTAGACCTAGTACAAATAGGATTTTCAACTTTATGGTAcatataatttataattttcttaTGCAACAGCTTATTCATGGTTCAAGGTAGTGGGATCAAGATGGGGATTTGGATCAGTCCCAGTTTATTCAAAAGCACAGCTTGTAATATGAGAGTAAAATGTGTGCAATGGTAAGCATTTTCTTTTTGCGCTGTGATAATGTCAATGCATCTGATAGTCTACCCATCAGTGGTATACATGGCCACAACCAAATTACATATGTAGCTGGTCATAGCTATGTGTTACAAAAGCCTCCAGAAACATTTTCtcacaagcaagaaaaatctaTTGCAGTGAGACTAGGCCATGATGAGAAGTCGACATTGACTTCAACATAATCAAAGCCAATCCTCAGTGACACATCCTTCTCTACTGCTATGATTGGTACTTGCATTGTTAGGTAACAATTAGCATGTACGCACCTGTAGGTTCAGTTTCCACAATGATGTAAAATTAAAAGCCTTTCTAGATACAGAAAActttcaaaaatcaaatcatataCCACTCTTATTATTGCCTCCACCAGCAATAAACCAGTTCTCCCCTACTGTTACACCCGCATGGCCAGCCCTTGGACTTGGTATATCGCCCTGTTGTGTTGGTCTTGACCATTCCATCTGCAATATCCAGAACAAATGTCAAACATAATGTCCTAACATGCAAGTAAATAAGCTTTGACTAAGAAAGCAGCATTCTTACTGTCTGCAAGTCAAGGACATGGAGATCATTGAAACATGTGGCATGCGAACCCCCACCAAAGATAAGAAGGAACCTCTCAGCATGTACTGCAGCAGCATGATCAGACCTTGGAGATGGTGGCACACCTCTACAAGATAAGATCAAGAAAATAAGAATCCAATGCTGAGATAAACCCAAAACAGGCCCATCTTATccgattattaaaaaaaaaaaaaatccttcagaTTTAGCTTAGTTGTGACATTTGGCCAGGTTCAGGAAGGTCTAATTCAGTTTTGACTTTTGACAGGGAGTCAAGGTTCACATGGTTACCTTGAGACAGGCTCAGGTTACAGAGATGACTTTTTATCGAATGGTTTTGATTATCTAACTGCCTAtgtttccttttgtttcttctattttcttactGCATTTTTGGACAGTATATtccctcatccaccctattgccatCCCTACTTTGATTATGCATGAACCCAATAAATTAAGCAACTAGTGTGCTTCGTTCTTTTAACAGCCTATTTAAGATTATGATTGAAATCTCAGAACTCACGCCAAGGAATGGTGAACAAAGTTAAGCTCACACCATCTTTCAAGGCAGTACAATGGTTCATAGCACAtttcatcaagaaaagaaaacatctGAGGAATTTGTGCATCTCAATATGATGAGCCTGTTAAACTTTGACACAGAAGAATGGAAAATCACCAGGACTATTCACTTCTTATGTCTGATGACTTCCATAGAGCCTCCAATATTACTTAACCTTGAATGACCCAACCAAACATTCAAGAGTGAAACAAAGTTGTCATTCCAGAGAAATCTCTTACACAGCATCAATTTCATCCCATGTCATGGTTTCAAGGTCAAGAATGTGCAAATCATTAAGGAGAGCTCGTTTTGCATCTTCACCACCAAACATGACTAAAGTGGTTGACCCAACAAGGGTCACTGATTGACCTCCCCGTGAGAcctgcaaataaaaaaaaaatgggtggaGTATTTCCAATACATGGAGAAGCAACAAAATCCAAACACATCCTGGTAAAGGTAAAAAAGGGCAAGATGGCTAGTCAAGAAGCATATAAACAATGAAATCCTTGTCAACTctattaggattttaatttccagTGAAGCCAATCATGAATGTTGATCCAGAGAGGAAGTATTGTGGTTTTAAAACCAACTGACTAAAGGAAGATTCATCTACAAGTAGGGGAAATGCACATTACATACCGGTGGTTTTCCATAAGTCTTTAAGGTTGACCAAGTACATGCTTGCAAATCAAATGCCTTCACTGTCAATGAAAACtaaaaatgtcaaaagaaaTCAAAGGGATAAATATAGGCAAggagaaattcaagaaaaatgaaaacagaatacaaagaaaaataaaatatgaattgaACCTGTGACAGTCTCTGAAGGGTCTTTCATATGTCCAGCAATAGAAATAAGTTTATTTTCCCATGTTATCTAGATAAGAAAGATTAAATCAAATCATGTCACTGAAAAAGGATAGATCTATACTGCACACAGATCAGATGTAAGCATAAGCGGGTCTTCCTTTTGCAGAATCTAATCCGGAAAAGTTAAGAGAGCAAAAGGAGAAACCCATTCCATACTAACCAAGGAATGACCAGCACAGGGAGCCATGCGTACTGGAGACGGTGATTCTAGAGACTCGGTACCTGCCTTAGCCTCTACTCTTGACCATGTCAAACTTCTCAAATCCAGAACCTacattttccaaaattaaagaaaaattatttcaaTATGCACCAAGAAACATAGTTAAAAATTATGGACTTAAATTTGGCTTCTAATGACAGAATAAATAGATCTACAAGTTAGCATAGAATCTAAAATAATTCCTAATCAATTTAGTTTAGTATTCTCAGTTTATTTGAACAAATGAAAAGCTTAACATGATGAATTTGGAAGAAACTAAACTTCCAACCCCAGATTATGCAAATAGACTGAGGCACCATTGTAACACTCAAAACACCAAGGATCAAACAGACAGAATATCCCAATCCCACAGTAGAATGCACCTCAAACCAATGAACTCAGAGATTCACATTAGGGTTAATGGAAAAAGTTCATTGGCGATGTAAAAGAGAGATTTTGGTAACCCAAAAACAATTAGTGTAGAAGGTGGTTGTTGATAAGTTTACCACAAGTTATAAGGTCTTGTTCAAAATAGAATGCATAAACAACAGCCGGAGAGGTTGATAGTTTATATTGGAATTTCCATAAAGGGAAAACTCGATTTTTTTGAACAAttcaaaggaaaataaaggtgtGGTTGGCTTTGTATGGATCTGCCAACAAACTTTACAGAGTTTACAAATGCAAAAGGGCTGACAGTAAACAATAGACCAGGGATTTAATGGGTTTAAGAATAGGGTGATTTAACAATTTACCAGGGTAAAAGGTTTAAAGGATTGTGAACAACTTAAATGGAAATTTAGGGTTCATATTGCAAGAAACAATGGCAAGAAAAAGATGATTCAGAGAAAATTAAAGGGAAATAACAAATAGAACGGGAGAGATCCATATAATCTTACCTAAGAAATTTATGTTGTCCAAGCATCATTTGCAGAAAAAAGTATCACATCTTCAATTTGAAGGGAGAATTCCAAttgaaaaagggggggggggggaacaggAACATTCCATCATCAAAAAGTTGGAACTCCAGAATTTCTTCACAAGTTGCATATACCAAGCCATGTTCCAATATTTCTTAAAAACCtcatgaaaaaaatagaaatcaacACTAACGAAGAGGAACTCAAATTAATAGTTGGATAGGTGTATTTTTGAAACAATAACAAACAAAAACCCTGCATCAGTTGGGTTCTGAAAAGAACTTTCTGAATGACAAAACCATGGTTCTATACCAAAGATATTAAATATCTCTCACAAATTGATTCCATCATCAAGGCCCCTGCAACTTAATCCCCATTCAAAAAGCAAGCCCCTGTGTTACATAAAAGAACCCATTGCTTCTGCATAAATCAATTAATAGTTTATGATTTTCCATCATCAAGGCCCCAACAATTTAATCCCCATTCAAAAAGTAAGCCCCTGTCCCACATAAAAGAACCCATAGCTTCTGCATAAATCAATAATAGTTTATGAATTATGATTAAGAACCAAAGTAGCCTCAACAGCATACCTGAAGATCATTAAGATAACGACCATTAtgatttccaccaaaaatatacATTTTATCTTGGACCACAGCTGCTGCATGCTACAAAGATTGAAAGCACTCAATATAAAGGTAGACTACAACGAAGAAGAAACCTTCAACTTGTGAAGAAACATCAAACTGACTGTTATACGTCAAAAGGATAGAAATGATACCTCGTATCGTGCTTTTGGACGTTGGCCAGATATTGAAGGTTGAACCCATTGATCATAAACACCAACTGAACCAAGGCCCTCCAATACAACATCCTTATCCTGAGTCTCCATGCTCCCATTTTCGGTGATGATAGCCTTTGGCTCGGGAAAGGAGTTCCCGTTCTGAGTGACTGACTCAGATTTTGGATTCTGCAGACAATAAGACATGAACAAAGTCAATAAAGAAGTTCAAACTGTATGGCATGCTTACATGAGTATTTACAGTTTAATGAAAGCACAGGAATATAAGAGGGTGTTCACTACAGGGGCAAAGCATGCATTCTGCATCCTCACATGGTCAACCCCAGAGCACCCCAACTTGTTCTTGTAAGCAACTAGCAACACATGCACTGGTAACAAACATGGCAGAACAAAAGCACATTCAACATTTTTCCACCTGATTTGTCTACCTGAAGAAAAGATGAATTTTCTGCATGTTCTACGCTATTTAAGTTCAGTTAGTCAGGCTGGCCAGCATTCCAAATGGATAGTTTGCAATGATCAGATTTGGACCTGGAAGAACAAGCTCTTGCTTTCCAAGAATTATGACATTTTAACTTccaaaatttctgaaagaatcacatatgaaatgaaatgaaatgaaattcaAGGCATTCTCAACCTCAAATCCCAATCACACTTCAAGATGATTCTATCTAACTTTCAGACATGGAATGCATTTCTACCATAGTTGTCTAGGCGACTCAAACCGTGGTGACCAAGGTGCCTGGATGTCTAAGGCAGGCCTaagcgacaccttgacaactatgatttctGCGTCAAGCAATAGCAATGCACACCCAACCCAACTACTCCACAAGTCAGTAATATATCCTGCGAGGGAGTTCTGTAATTCACTTTGACAGAGTGATTCAGAATATATATTTgattccctcttttcttctggGGTGGTTTTCTTATCGTCCTAAGAATCtcttccaaatttttttataggtatCATTTACGGTAACTTGGTTAGTATCATTTATGGTAAGAATCAAAGAAGTACTTCATAGAAGAATCACtctaaaaaatcaaaagtcataACAGAAGCAAATAGCTCAAAATATAATGCAAGGTTATACTTTTTCATGAGAAATAATTATCTATCTGAGCTAGAGGAAGTTAAGaaaatataataacaataataataatgaaatgcAACCAGAACACAAAGCTAATTGTATCCTAATATATGCCTAAAAAAAatactggggggggggggggagcggTCAAATTTTTATTACTTCCAAAGAAATCACATTCATCTCCACATCTACAATAGGCTCGATCACAAATTCAGGTACATTCGAATACCACCCCGGTTCTTCTTCCTATATAAACAAATCACGCAAGAAATAATCAGCTCACTGATGGATTAAACATTTCATAACAACataaagggggaaggggggatgCTAAGACTTTGCAGGCACCTCCAAGATTTTCACAAAAAGACGCATTGCTTCTGTTGAGGCCATGTTTCCAAGACCATGCCAGCTGTAAAAAATTGACACAactttaagaagaaaaagacataAGAGAGTAACAATTGATGTATAATAGGATATCAAGTGCAATGGTACATTGCATAAAATAGAAATTACCTACAATAAAACGCAGATGTAATATAGCTACATCCTACCTGACTCTTTGATTGAAATATTACATCATAAGCTTCTAGGATGAAGCCTGATTAAGGTGAAGAGGAGGACCCAAACAAATTTAATGcaccaataaaataattttgggGGATGGGGGGAGAAAAATAATCTATGCATAAATTTGAAGGCAAGAAGGGCATAGTTTTTAATATGACATTAGACCAAAAGTTTATTCAGACTTCCACTGTGAATCTATGCAGAAATTTGTCAAAATCTTGGATCTATATTCACTACCACATTTCCTCCATGCTCCACATTCAAAAACAGTAGTTTATTCAAACTCCCAGTATGACTAATACCACACAGAATATAGAAATCCTTTAAGACACTGACAATCTGCTAGTCTTGATAATCGTTTTTCTGCATCAGCTTGCATTCATGAATCATGATCAGAGAATCCACGAAAAGGTAAATGAATAACCTTTTGAGTGACACAAAAACATATCAAATAGGGAATTTTCGACCCATGAAAGttagggaaaagaaaatgagaggaataGAACTTGTAATTCAGTAAAACCTAAGAACTAATTCTTTCTCAGACAGTAAGAGATACTAATTCAGCATCCTTATTTCATCACTAAACTATTCCTACTAATCACcttaaattacaatataaaatcaaatcaaactctAATCTATCCAAAATGATGCTAATTCCACTGCTTTGTGGGTCCATGTAAGACAAAGTGAGAATCACAGTCAGAAGCCAAGAGAAACATGAGATGGCCAATTGGAGAAAGCTAGAACCACTTGGAAGACTTCCTGGTGGTGGTATCAGGTAACTGTGCTCCCATATCAACTATTGGTAACAAATGAGACTAAGGGATGAAAGAAATTTTCTCAAGGCATATTGATGGAATGCAAGAGTATATATTTAGACTCAATAATCAAAGTTTTGGTCCACATAATGGTTGTATTGGCATTGCATTAGCAGGAATAATGGTTGCTCGTTAGATTGAGACTTGTAATGGAATTAAGATGGTTATGATTAGATACTTAACTAGGCTTCAGATATCTTctggagaaattaaaaatggaaaaaaaaattgggtttgcATTCACCAAAGCAGGTAGCTCTTCATAATAATGTGCAGTTTGAGATATTCCTTCAACTTTTCAAGGATACATTTCCATAACCAGCATGTGGTATAGAAGTGGgccaaatttaaaaatatatatatatatatatatatatattctggtTGTTTACTTCTTCATTTACCATCATCTGTTGATTCCATTGTGAAAAGGCATCTACATTTCAAGTACTCCAAGGAGGGTCCCACCTTTTTCAATCAGCATTTCATTTCTAGGTAAAAATGCCAAATATGAAATATTATTTTGACATAATTTACTTTAAGCTATCAGGGACTCTTTATTCTAAAAGAAAACTACCATCATAGTTTGGTTCACAATGTAAGGAGAGTGAAGCATGAGATTCAAAGAGATATTTTCCTCTACAAAATTTTTCAgaatatatttttcctttataaaattaaatttcacTCCATAGACCTGTCCTATGATGTTCAACACTGgcagtaataatttatatttCTTTCCGCTGACCGCCAGTTTCAATTGAATTACAACGGTTGTTATAAGGCAATTGTACCCAGCTGATTTGGTACTTTATAATTGTAGTGAGAATATATTGATATTTCTAAAATTCATGTTTCACAAAGGCTGGCCATTTTGAGAAAAGAGAATCCCATCTGGTCACTTCATATTCCACATCTTtcttccaccttttttttttcatgggggGTTCTTGGGAGAGGTGATAAAATTTTAATGTCAATTTGGCATTCCAAGTGAAAAGTCAGGTTCATTCAACAATCCAATTTGGAtcacacaattaaaaaagataaataattctacaaggaaaaaaaaataacgaaATGTTGATTACCAAGTAGTTTTGAAACCACTGCCTGATTCTGCCCCACGGAAAAATGATGTGGCAAATCTAGCTGTTTGATATCTAGGGAATTTCCTAGCTTCaacatgtgtcaaatttcagcttCAAATCCAATCATTTACCTTCAGACGTCCATATACCCACTGCAATCCAATCCACCCTCATGTAGTCCTGAATTCtgttttgccacatggcaaactCCGATTacgctgaaacttgacatatgaaCAGGGGACCTTGGGATCTATATGTCtaaaaaatttcactctaaGCTTTGATGTGGCAGAATCTGAGCCACAGCTACTGTCTAATTGTAATCAACACAGTTATGCATAGTGGAATCCTATATACAACATTGAGAAGTAAACTGAATGTATCTCCAATATAAAACTGAGCCTTAATAGCATGAATTTGACATTCTACAACTGTATAGGAAACCAGAAGGACTTGTCCACTTAAACTTCAAATTGAAGGTAAAACAATTACACCGAGGAATTACTACTCTGTTCATAGACATTACCTTGTCCATTTGCTTTGCTCCACAGGATTCCAAGCTCGAGGTTTAGGAATGTTACAAGGTCCCACTGTTGCCTGCGATAACATACCAATTTTAGTGATTGCGTGGGTGTgtgattttttacctttttggaTAACTAATATACCAATTTCAATGTTCAAGATAATTGTCCACTTTCAGTAGCTCCTCATGATTCAAATATCTCAAGCAATGCAAAGAAGCCCATTTTGAGCAAAATTCAAGAATAAAGGCATCACAATTTCTCTGTCTTCATGGAAGTATTTAAAAACTCAACCCTAAGCTACATACACATATGATTTCAGCAGGTTCCAACAGGGATCTCAATATCTCATCCTAAAATCCATGTCTTTTAACCGATCTGCGTTCACCAGTGCCGGGTCAAAATTCTACACAATATTATGTCAATCTGAAACCCGGATCTAACTCAAGTTTTAAGTTTTTCAACTAAATTATATTAACCAACACAATTGACAGACAGTCACATGCCACTACCCAAAAAAGCAAACTTTGTCAACCCTTAGGTGAATAACAACAGAAAATCACCAATACCAATATCAGATCCCCCATAGTTCTACCAGTACTAAATCATTTTATACAAATTACATACTTACCTGTTGATATAATCCGTAAAGCAACAAAGCGGTGTCGTTCTGGAACTTCGAAATCACGCCTTTAGATGAATTTGGAGATCCACCAAAACCAACATATGAAGCAGCAGCATAGAATCTCTGCGGGTAAGCGAGGCCAGAGCTTGCTCTCGCCAACGCCATTCTGCCAATAAAATCAAGAGAACAAAACGGTAAGGGCAATCAGGATTGTTAGGGTAGAAGAGACGAATTGGGCGCAGTGGAAGAATCAAACGCTTCTGCTTCAGGTGAGCTTCGAAGTTCGATTAAGTAGTTACTGGTACGTATGAGAACGTCTGGTTAAACCTCTTCCGTGTCTTTCCCGGGGCGTCCAGTGtcttgtgaaatttttttctttcccttctctctctctcgccgtGCGACGAAAATGATCAATACAATTAAAGAGCGCGGAGTGCGTAGTACGCCATCGTTTTGGTCTGAGTTGGTTCGATCAAGATGAACCGGTTTCAAGGTAACCTTTGTATCGTACTAGTCCCTCGATGCATAATCtcatcttataaaaaaaaataataaaggttTGCTTCTACTGAACTCGAAGTGCCATGCTTTTATTATTTAACGGACAAAGTTTATTATCCATGAGAGAGGCCTTGCACCACAAACACATGGGCGTGCAATGATCATCATGCCTTTGTATGGATGCGCATCCGTGTATGGGTGTAGGAAACACTTGCCCTATTACTTACTATTCCATATGgtgaatgcaattttttttttttctccctccttttcaaatgcaaattaaaaaatttattgttGCCAATGTGTGATGGAATGATAAAGATGTATGGTAATTTCTCATTCAAGCATGATAAATATCCCATTGAAGCATCTAAATGTGCATAGTATCATAAACAACTATTCTGAAAAGTTTGTTATCGGATGTTGATAGTCTAGTGACTTCAATTTTAGTTTTCATGTATATGAATTTGAAAATATTGAGCAAAAAAATAAGTATTTTTATCACCTTTTATTTTTACCCACATTTGTATTGCTAACCTGCTAAATTGTACACAGAtccacacctttttttttttttggtggtggtgtTAGTTAAGTAATTATTATGCTTCCATGAAAGGAAAAGTGGAACAATATACAATAAAATGCCCAAATGAGTTTTAGAAACAAGCAAGTCTCATTGGCCCCCTCNNNNNNNNNNNNNNNNNNNNccccctcaaaaaaaaaggtcttacctttgccttaaaaaaaaaaaaactttgcctACTTCTGTGTGAAGCACCCAACTTACATATGAGGTGTAATCAGGTTG
This Macadamia integrifolia cultivar HAES 741 chromosome 10, SCU_Mint_v3, whole genome shotgun sequence DNA region includes the following protein-coding sequences:
- the LOC122091713 gene encoding acyl-CoA-binding domain-containing protein 4-like, whose protein sequence is MALARASSGLAYPQRFYAAASYVGFGGSPNSSKGVISKFQNDTALLLYGLYQQATVGPCNIPKPRAWNPVEQSKWTSWHGLGNMASTEAMRLFVKILEEEEPGWYSNVPEFVIEPIVDVEMNVISLENPKSESVTQNGNSFPEPKAIITENGSMETQDKDVVLEGLGSVGVYDQWVQPSISGQRPKARYEHAAAVVQDKMYIFGGNHNGRYLNDLQVLDLRSLTWSRVEAKAGTESLESPSPVRMAPCAGHSLITWENKLISIAGHMKDPSETVTVKAFDLQACTWSTLKTYGKPPVSRGGQSVTLVGSTTLVMFGGEDAKRALLNDLHILDLETMTWDEIDAVGVPPSPRSDHAAAVHAERFLLIFGGGSHATCFNDLHVLDLQTMEWSRPTQQGDIPSPRAGHAGVTVGENWFIAGGGNNKSGVSETVVLNMSTLVWSVVTTVQERVPLASEGLSLVVSSNNGEDILVSFGGYNGRYSNEVYVIKPSHKFTLQSKMMERAVPDGVAALHNPTNAAREVESEIEAGQEGNIREIVVDNIDSESLNVKGEENKERILAALKAEKEELEASLTKEQLLSLQLKQELAEAATRNTDLVKELQSVRGQLAAEQSRCFKLEVDVAELRQKLQTMETLQKELELLQRQKAASEQAALNAKRQSSGGVWGWLAGTPALES